The following coding sequences lie in one Eubacterium ventriosum genomic window:
- a CDS encoding prepilin peptidase yields MYWIWIMIFLCICTFTDIKKRNVCGWLCILNIVAAIMLHTIFRDISGKSLIEGAIIGGIFLIISVVTREKIGYGDSLVFLAIGLIIGGEKCFVIIFWSFLLCSIFSLVTIILKKTTFKSTVAFMPFVLAGALVTFISTQ; encoded by the coding sequence ATGTATTGGATTTGGATAATGATTTTTTTGTGCATATGCACATTTACAGATATAAAGAAAAGAAATGTTTGTGGTTGGTTATGCATTTTAAATATAGTGGCCGCAATTATGTTGCATACAATATTTAGGGATATAAGTGGAAAATCCCTTATTGAGGGAGCAATTATTGGGGGGATATTTCTAATAATCAGCGTGGTTACAAGGGAGAAAATAGGATACGGTGACAGTCTTGTTTTTCTTGCAATAGGTTTGATTATAGGCGGAGAAAAATGCTTTGTTATAATTTTTTGGAGTTTTCTGCTATGTAGTATCTTCTCACTAGTGACAATAATTCTAAAGAAAACAACATTTAAAAGTACCGTTGCCTTTATGCCCTTTGTGTTGGCAGGAGCATTAGTAACATTTATATCTACACAATAA
- a CDS encoding NAD-dependent protein deacylase gives MDEKIQKLKEIIDGSDNIVFFGGAGVSTESGVPDFRSVDGLYNQEYDYPPETILSHTFYRRNPEEFYRFYHNKMLFPDAKPNAAHKALAKLEKKGKLKAVVTQNIDGLHQAAGSETVYELHGSVHRNYCESCGKFYGLKEIMAQKGVPKCSCGGIIKPDVVLYEEGLDQNTIRKSIEAISNADVLIIGGTSLAVYPAAGLIDYYRGNKLVLINKSSTPKDSRADLIINDAIGKVLGQIVE, from the coding sequence ATGGACGAAAAAATTCAAAAGTTAAAAGAGATTATTGATGGAAGTGACAATATTGTATTTTTTGGAGGAGCAGGAGTTTCCACAGAAAGTGGTGTTCCGGATTTTAGAAGTGTGGACGGATTATACAATCAGGAATATGATTATCCACCGGAAACAATTTTAAGCCATACTTTTTATAGAAGAAATCCGGAAGAGTTTTATAGATTTTATCATAATAAAATGTTATTTCCTGATGCAAAACCGAATGCAGCCCACAAAGCTTTGGCAAAATTAGAAAAGAAAGGAAAACTAAAGGCTGTAGTTACGCAGAATATTGATGGCTTGCATCAGGCAGCAGGAAGTGAAACTGTTTATGAACTTCATGGCTCTGTTCATAGAAACTATTGTGAATCCTGTGGCAAGTTTTACGGACTTAAAGAGATAATGGCGCAGAAAGGAGTACCTAAGTGTAGCTGTGGAGGAATTATTAAGCCTGATGTGGTTTTGTATGAAGAAGGACTTGATCAGAATACAATAAGAAAGTCTATCGAAGCCATTTCCAATGCAGATGTACTTATAATAGGAGGAACTTCTCTTGCGGTTTATCCGGCAGCAGGGCTTATAGATTATTATAGAGGAAACAAGCTTGTTCTTATAAACAAGAGTTCCACGCCAAAGGATTCAAGGGCAGACCTGATTATAAATGATGCGATTGGTAAGGTTTTAGGTCAGATTGTAGAATAA
- a CDS encoding TadE family protein, giving the protein MKGNKLKGEITIETAIVFPIVMLMVLLLIYFSMFLHDIVKMKSYAYGAGCTYAEMEFKDFESNVEKKFQSIPLFITKVSAKCGESTNQYKITLQYTSISNIKWMEEFINKGNNSYEINVEKRMSRKIFGITSAIRDNIQKGGSDN; this is encoded by the coding sequence ATGAAAGGCAATAAACTAAAGGGAGAAATAACTATTGAAACAGCAATTGTGTTTCCTATTGTAATGCTAATGGTGTTACTGTTAATTTATTTTTCTATGTTTTTACACGATATTGTAAAAATGAAAAGCTATGCTTATGGAGCCGGATGCACATATGCAGAAATGGAATTTAAAGATTTTGAAAGTAATGTTGAAAAGAAGTTTCAGTCAATACCATTGTTTATTACAAAAGTAAGTGCAAAGTGCGGTGAAAGCACAAATCAGTATAAGATAACACTACAATATACATCCATAAGCAACATTAAGTGGATGGAAGAATTCATTAATAAGGGAAATAACAGTTATGAAATAAATGTGGAAAAAAGAATGAGTCGAAAAATTTTCGGAATTACTTCTGCAATTAGAGATAACATACAAAAGGGGGGCAGTGATAATTAA
- a CDS encoding DUF5711 family protein — protein MANKYIRKFRRLKKEGQNSTYMKNTKKVLEKRAAKLGIIVAVILIIVGALFFYKKYHKYTTYKVIESTNIKGGASSKYIPFGDYVIKYSYDGIAYIKDKETVWEEAYEMKQPIIDVCDDYVAIADKNTNDIFIYNDKGRQGQVSVSYPIVKLEVAKQGVVAALLEDKTSNYIEVYDKEGKQLVSHKSIIDENGYPINFSMSDDGERMAVSYLTVKNGSFENKIQFYDFSNSGKNIENRMVKEFSEYGETIVPTISYVSNSQVVAIGEDIVSIYKVGNKDITKKDIKIKEEIQKVFYNDKYVGLVFKNASTDRPYRIEVYNSSGSQILNSTVDMDFENVTFAGDNILMYSDMRCEILSIKGVKKFQTNFKGQIYGLMPYDDSKTYLLMTNSKIQKIRLK, from the coding sequence GTGGCAAATAAATACATTAGAAAATTCAGAAGACTGAAAAAAGAAGGTCAAAATTCTACATATATGAAAAATACCAAAAAGGTGCTTGAGAAAAGGGCTGCAAAGCTTGGAATAATAGTAGCTGTGATTTTGATTATTGTTGGAGCGTTGTTCTTTTACAAAAAATATCACAAATACACCACCTACAAGGTAATTGAATCCACTAATATTAAAGGCGGAGCGAGCAGTAAATATATTCCTTTTGGTGACTATGTTATTAAGTACAGCTATGATGGAATAGCCTATATTAAGGACAAAGAAACTGTTTGGGAAGAAGCATATGAAATGAAGCAACCTATTATTGATGTATGTGACGACTATGTGGCGATAGCGGATAAGAACACCAATGATATTTTCATATACAACGATAAAGGTCGTCAGGGACAGGTTTCCGTAAGCTATCCTATTGTGAAATTAGAGGTGGCAAAGCAGGGAGTTGTTGCTGCGTTGCTTGAGGACAAAACATCTAACTATATTGAGGTGTACGATAAAGAGGGAAAACAGTTGGTATCTCACAAGTCTATTATTGATGAAAATGGATATCCGATTAATTTCTCAATGTCAGATGATGGGGAAAGAATGGCAGTTTCGTACCTTACCGTGAAAAATGGCTCTTTTGAAAACAAGATACAGTTTTATGATTTTTCTAATTCAGGGAAAAACATAGAAAACCGAATGGTGAAAGAGTTTAGCGAATATGGTGAAACGATTGTTCCTACAATCAGTTATGTTTCAAACAGTCAGGTAGTGGCAATAGGCGAAGATATAGTTTCTATATATAAGGTTGGTAACAAGGATATTACCAAAAAGGATATAAAAATAAAAGAAGAAATACAGAAAGTATTTTATAATGACAAATATGTAGGATTGGTATTTAAAAATGCCAGCACGGACAGACCTTACAGAATTGAAGTATACAATTCAAGTGGATCCCAAATATTAAATTCTACAGTGGATATGGATTTTGAAAATGTTACATTTGCCGGAGATAATATTTTAATGTATAGTGATATGCGATGCGAAATATTATCAATAAAAGGTGTGAAAAAATTTCAGACTAATTTTAAGGGACAGATTTATGGGTTAATGCCATATGACGATTCCAAAACTTATTTGTTAATGACTAACTCAAAAATACAGAAGATTCGATTGAAATAA
- a CDS encoding CvpA family protein, whose translation MGNIILTGVTVFVVVMIAIGMKRGLVKTAFSFGSIFIALILVNILTPVAKEVIKNTPVYDSINQNIQSYVSEHIATSTENMTETGINNQEKIINELPLPNGLKESLTKNNNQSSYDSLAVNTFKEYVVAYLTDVVLNAVVYILLFMVISILMKTLVEVLNIVTKLPVIHTFNMAGGALIGFAQAILIIWLLCMVVTIFSSTSWGQTVCKAIADNGVLSMIYDNNLIQNIVNSLF comes from the coding sequence ATGGGCAATATAATACTGACAGGGGTAACGGTTTTTGTTGTGGTAATGATTGCTATAGGAATGAAGAGAGGACTTGTAAAGACGGCATTTTCTTTCGGCTCGATTTTTATAGCACTTATACTGGTGAATATTTTAACACCTGTTGCAAAAGAGGTAATAAAAAATACACCGGTTTATGACTCAATAAACCAAAATATACAAAGCTATGTAAGTGAACATATAGCAACATCTACAGAAAACATGACGGAAACAGGAATCAATAATCAAGAGAAAATCATTAATGAACTTCCATTACCTAATGGACTAAAAGAATCATTAACGAAAAATAATAATCAAAGCAGTTATGATTCATTGGCAGTAAATACATTTAAGGAATATGTTGTGGCATATTTAACAGATGTTGTTTTAAACGCAGTGGTATATATTTTGCTATTTATGGTTATATCTATATTAATGAAAACATTAGTGGAAGTGTTAAACATAGTAACAAAACTTCCGGTTATTCATACATTTAATATGGCAGGTGGAGCATTAATCGGTTTTGCACAGGCAATATTAATCATATGGTTATTGTGTATGGTAGTTACGATCTTCAGCTCAACATCCTGGGGACAGACAGTTTGCAAGGCAATAGCAGACAACGGAGTGTTAAGCATGATTTATGATAACAACTTAATACAAAATATAGTAAATAGCTTGTTTTAG
- a CDS encoding LysM peptidoglycan-binding domain-containing protein codes for MIEVVYSGEEHEEQDEVRIPKNIHQIGNNSSNKKIYIEDYVMTYLKKSPSGEDNVKYGVLLGDVKRAKGNVYIFVKGMVEVRDVIENSIIFNDDIWSGIYKDIKQFFEQLNIVGWYVSVPYRVTEDMNGIRKIHLDNFAGNDKVCFVKDRAENEEGFYSYEQSGLGKQQGYYIYYEKNEKMKKYVKNLKNSATNSGIANNEIKNISVDDKIGGEDKKDKKSSKNKLENIELKAEEANGKTIKISKEESKQDNNLNKKDLKNKEKSQWFKNSKSSNNTVEETGEPIRQGRIAYGVSGLLIVALLLSTVVMLNNYGELKNIKSTLAGISREREAQAVNKILSAYTETTKQSATTVAGLESKKAIATNGSNVTQKKNDNGEVVSKQTAGTNQDNNSSNNSITNTTNDSNNTNSNKPSGSETVNNKTKSISSAYSGQYHTVKPGQTLYDISMSYYGTSEMVDEIKDRNNIDDDYTIKEGQKILLP; via the coding sequence ATGATAGAAGTGGTATATAGTGGAGAGGAGCATGAAGAGCAGGATGAGGTCAGAATTCCGAAAAATATTCATCAAATAGGAAATAACAGTTCAAACAAGAAAATATACATAGAAGATTATGTAATGACATATTTAAAGAAGAGTCCTTCAGGTGAGGATAATGTTAAATATGGGGTATTACTGGGAGATGTAAAAAGGGCAAAAGGAAATGTTTATATTTTTGTAAAAGGAATGGTGGAAGTTCGTGATGTAATAGAAAACAGTATTATTTTTAATGATGATATCTGGTCCGGAATTTACAAAGATATAAAGCAGTTTTTTGAACAGTTAAATATTGTTGGCTGGTATGTTTCGGTTCCTTACAGGGTAACTGAGGATATGAATGGAATAAGAAAGATTCATCTTGATAACTTTGCCGGAAATGACAAAGTATGTTTTGTGAAAGACAGGGCAGAAAATGAAGAAGGCTTTTATAGCTATGAACAGTCAGGTCTTGGAAAGCAGCAGGGCTACTATATCTATTATGAGAAAAATGAGAAAATGAAAAAATATGTTAAAAACTTAAAAAACAGTGCAACAAACAGTGGGATAGCTAACAATGAAATAAAAAATATTAGCGTGGATGACAAGATAGGAGGCGAGGATAAAAAAGATAAGAAATCATCTAAGAATAAATTGGAGAACATAGAATTAAAAGCGGAGGAGGCAAACGGTAAAACTATAAAAATTTCAAAAGAAGAAAGTAAACAGGATAATAATTTAAACAAAAAAGATTTAAAAAATAAAGAAAAGAGTCAATGGTTTAAAAATAGCAAAAGTAGTAATAATACAGTGGAAGAAACTGGAGAGCCGATACGACAGGGAAGGATTGCATATGGTGTAAGTGGTCTTTTAATTGTAGCTTTATTATTATCAACAGTTGTAATGCTTAATAATTATGGAGAATTAAAAAATATTAAAAGTACTTTGGCAGGAATTAGTAGAGAAAGAGAGGCTCAGGCTGTTAATAAAATTTTAAGTGCATACACCGAAACAACAAAACAGAGTGCCACAACCGTAGCAGGATTGGAAAGCAAGAAAGCAATAGCTACCAATGGTAGCAATGTTACTCAGAAAAAAAATGATAACGGAGAGGTTGTTTCAAAACAGACAGCGGGAACTAATCAGGATAATAACAGCAGCAACAATAGTATTACCAATACTACAAATGATAGTAATAATACTAACAGTAATAAGCCTTCAGGTAGTGAAACGGTAAATAATAAAACAAAAAGCATTTCTAGTGCTTATTCAGGACAATACCATACAGTTAAACCGGGACAGACATTGTATGATATTAGTATGAGTTATTATGGAACAAGTGAAATGGTAGATGAAATAAAAGACAGAAATAACATTGACGATGATTACACAATCAAGGAAGGACAAAAAATATTATTGCCTTAA
- a CDS encoding Flp1 family type IVb pilin: MLEILKTKARIILGKQKAMGVIEIVLIILVLVGLALVFKSQISGIADGVYTTIKTQIKKF; the protein is encoded by the coding sequence ATGTTGGAAATTTTGAAGACAAAAGCAAGAATTATTTTAGGAAAACAGAAGGCAATGGGCGTTATAGAGATAGTGCTGATAATTCTGGTACTTGTAGGACTTGCCTTAGTATTTAAATCACAGATAAGTGGAATAGCTGACGGAGTTTATACAACAATAAAAACTCAGATTAAAAAGTTTTAA
- a CDS encoding DUF5702 domain-containing protein — protein sequence MKVKGSITIYLSMILISVMLLVNVIGESARISAVQAQIKSYTYMSAESALAGYGRQVYEDYGILLVWEKQTVESVIKKNIQDNINMADLNEPGLNFLGTNLVNLEVTGKEYLTKKGGQYFSNQIKSYIKYAGVMETVERLVKECETYENCNDQNKNKCDMNIVVDVNKGELQELVENINSIVTGLKETKDLSNKYDSVSQKIEKLQSDFNKKEGKKVLKEYRELMASIEIKSKDVDSAISKIEVYERKKEQFLKKNSYTSDAKDYMDTNLEILAKVRDEIKRDKELNVLKIKKLDSGNISKVKKSISNMGKVISKMESLITLESTEEDRDNYSIFENLKDFIDSGVLSQVLENPENVSKNTLSGSNLPSTLKGKKNNSLSKEIKNKCVNALYAGLKFGNYNNPEKNTVLKYELEYIISGKDSDKENLASVVEKIVSAKTGINMAYLITDKEKMEQVSAIAASVAIVTGLPFLEPVAKGVLISAWSMAEAVNDMKILLSEGKVALTKSKGGWRTSIGNITNGGKKEDSKGLSYKEYCQILIAVQNTGDSLYRIMDLIQINIQKRYNSEFLMSKSLTGFKLKATYETAPLFTAIPIVVNNLTEENNAYKYSMAYYDSY from the coding sequence ATGAAAGTAAAAGGAAGTATAACCATCTATTTAAGCATGATACTTATAAGTGTGATGTTGCTTGTTAATGTAATTGGTGAAAGTGCAAGAATCAGTGCAGTACAGGCGCAGATAAAAAGCTATACATATATGAGTGCAGAGTCAGCACTGGCAGGATATGGAAGACAGGTTTATGAAGATTATGGAATATTACTTGTATGGGAAAAGCAGACTGTTGAGTCGGTAATAAAAAAGAACATACAGGATAATATAAATATGGCAGATTTAAATGAGCCGGGCCTAAATTTTTTAGGAACAAATCTGGTTAATTTAGAAGTAACCGGAAAGGAGTATTTAACGAAAAAAGGAGGACAATATTTCTCAAATCAAATTAAATCGTATATAAAATATGCAGGTGTAATGGAAACTGTTGAAAGACTTGTGAAAGAATGTGAAACATACGAAAACTGTAATGACCAAAATAAAAATAAGTGTGACATGAATATTGTAGTCGATGTCAATAAGGGGGAATTGCAGGAACTTGTAGAAAATATTAATAGCATAGTTACAGGTTTAAAAGAAACAAAAGATTTAAGTAATAAGTATGATTCGGTTAGTCAGAAAATAGAAAAACTTCAATCTGATTTTAATAAAAAAGAGGGAAAGAAAGTTTTGAAAGAGTATAGAGAGCTGATGGCATCAATCGAAATAAAATCGAAGGATGTGGACAGTGCTATTTCCAAGATAGAAGTGTACGAAAGAAAAAAAGAACAGTTTTTGAAAAAGAATAGCTATACATCTGATGCAAAAGATTACATGGATACTAATTTGGAAATTTTAGCAAAAGTAAGGGATGAGATAAAGAGGGACAAAGAGCTTAACGTTTTGAAAATTAAAAAATTAGATTCAGGCAATATAAGCAAAGTTAAAAAGTCCATAAGCAACATGGGGAAAGTTATAAGCAAAATGGAGTCTTTAATTACACTGGAAAGTACAGAAGAAGATAGAGATAATTATTCAATATTTGAAAATTTAAAAGATTTTATTGATAGTGGAGTATTGTCACAGGTTTTAGAAAACCCGGAAAATGTATCAAAAAATACTTTATCCGGTTCTAATCTGCCATCAACTTTGAAAGGCAAAAAAAATAATAGTTTGTCAAAAGAAATAAAAAATAAATGTGTTAATGCACTATATGCAGGATTAAAGTTTGGTAACTACAATAATCCGGAAAAAAATACAGTATTAAAGTATGAGCTGGAATATATTATTTCAGGAAAAGACAGTGATAAGGAGAATCTTGCATCTGTAGTGGAGAAAATTGTTTCGGCAAAAACAGGGATAAATATGGCTTATCTCATTACAGATAAAGAAAAAATGGAACAGGTGTCAGCAATAGCAGCATCTGTGGCAATTGTAACAGGCTTGCCTTTCTTAGAGCCGGTGGCAAAGGGAGTGCTAATTAGTGCATGGTCGATGGCGGAGGCAGTTAATGACATGAAAATATTGTTATCGGAAGGTAAGGTTGCTTTGACAAAATCAAAGGGAGGCTGGAGAACTTCCATAGGCAACATAACAAATGGTGGCAAAAAAGAAGATTCAAAAGGACTAAGTTACAAAGAGTATTGCCAAATACTAATAGCAGTACAGAATACAGGGGACAGTCTATATAGAATAATGGATTTGATACAGATAAATATACAGAAAAGGTATAACAGTGAATTCTTAATGAGTAAAAGTCTGACGGGTTTTAAGCTGAAAGCTACTTATGAAACTGCACCATTGTTTACTGCTATTCCAATAGTAGTAAATAATCTGACAGAGGAAAATAATGCCTATAAATATAGTATGGCTTATTATGATTCTTATTAG
- a CDS encoding DUF6382 domain-containing protein — MEVVNKKDGNKNFMIIKGIEIDENDYKFKMLKNNNIENVIPIGLRVIDGEKQLYYNVTEYITVKAMFSRKKMSGKDLYNLIKDIKKLSKSTKEYLMDLNDFLFDINYVYINKKSGEYGFCYCPNEYEDVQQNMRNIFDSILECIDHNNKPAVLMAYGIQQITISDSYTVQDLYNCAVENYKEAKESTYKKKDQEELVKGVENIVINTEKNVVTKPYEEKKKSLFKKIMERLKGKNKYEDEDELEAELENPSEINKKESGLKEISGQATEGPLYNYSDYQMATIGEETDNYRDNYEKGYDDNYDGDYEEATMLLTSSGVINRITLKEISNQGSMKIEPKGYPCILGKSKLSSDYIVDSPVVSRVHLRLSEEMSNYYVEDLNSTNGTYVNGQKLEPHKPKEINVGDQITVADIDFIVE; from the coding sequence ATGGAAGTTGTTAACAAAAAAGATGGAAACAAAAATTTTATGATAATAAAAGGGATTGAAATTGATGAAAATGATTATAAATTTAAAATGCTTAAAAATAATAATATAGAAAATGTAATCCCAATAGGTCTTAGAGTTATAGATGGAGAAAAACAATTGTACTATAACGTAACAGAGTACATTACTGTAAAAGCGATGTTTTCGCGGAAAAAGATGTCAGGAAAAGACTTATATAATTTAATAAAGGACATTAAAAAGTTATCTAAAAGCACAAAAGAATACCTGATGGATTTAAATGATTTTTTGTTTGACATTAATTATGTGTACATAAATAAGAAATCGGGAGAATATGGTTTTTGTTATTGCCCAAATGAGTATGAAGATGTGCAGCAGAATATGAGAAATATTTTTGACAGCATATTAGAATGTATTGACCATAACAATAAGCCTGCAGTTCTTATGGCTTATGGAATACAGCAGATTACAATTAGCGACAGTTATACTGTGCAGGATTTGTATAATTGTGCTGTTGAAAACTACAAAGAAGCAAAGGAAAGTACATATAAAAAGAAAGACCAGGAAGAGCTTGTTAAAGGAGTTGAGAATATTGTTATTAATACGGAAAAGAATGTAGTAACAAAACCATATGAAGAAAAAAAGAAAAGTCTTTTTAAAAAAATAATGGAAAGATTAAAAGGGAAAAATAAATATGAGGATGAAGATGAACTGGAAGCAGAACTGGAAAATCCTTCGGAAATTAATAAAAAAGAGAGTGGTTTAAAAGAAATTTCAGGACAGGCTACAGAAGGACCACTGTACAATTACTCAGATTATCAAATGGCAACAATAGGCGAGGAGACAGATAATTACAGAGACAACTATGAGAAAGGTTATGATGATAATTATGACGGAGATTATGAAGAAGCTACAATGTTATTAACATCATCAGGAGTAATAAATAGAATAACCCTAAAAGAAATTAGTAATCAGGGAAGTATGAAAATCGAACCAAAGGGTTATCCGTGTATATTAGGAAAGAGTAAGTTAAGCAGCGATTATATAGTGGACAGTCCTGTAGTAAGCAGGGTTCATTTAAGACTATCGGAAGAAATGTCTAACTATTATGTTGAGGATCTTAATTCTACTAACGGAACTTACGTTAACGGGCAAAAACTTGAACCTCATAAACCTAAAGAAATTAATGTGGGAGATCAAATAACTGTAGCAGATATAGACTTTATAGTGGAGTGA